A section of the Oncorhynchus gorbuscha isolate QuinsamMale2020 ecotype Even-year linkage group LG06, OgorEven_v1.0, whole genome shotgun sequence genome encodes:
- the LOC124037177 gene encoding BAG family molecular chaperone regulator 3-like, with protein MARYKGSRSLSSMNTQSPMVDLVNNNDPLPPGWEIKIDPQTGWHFFVDHINRKTSWNDPRHDSKKVSQLSQNGPSVPPEPSPQEMQKAFVRDMKHPTLRQGYIPIPVCHEGGDIHQQQQHQCFPYIQPTALKNVRADERTPSPTPTLHCRPRSPLQGPSESTTPEPYMSCSRSSQGPEGHPLHQPPRPSSTGLQAGYIPIPVIHKRAGGHPQQAPVNSTLYTQRFPAYSEFQPSFHHLQPEDWSCHHGPTPSSRDRASPSPSMLPQHRETAAIHIPPHMRSQSPLSAQVITERPQVPQRESPHRMEQEISQYPQTVQREADTQQLQQPQMSQRPQQQPQQYQQPQQYQQPQPQQPQQYQQPQQYQQSEQYQQPQQYQKPEKHQQPEQYQQQPQPPQQPQPQPQLKQTANITVQMPPKPEAQEPVDAPAPQEVPSTTAENESTAQCHPGLAKVQKIVERVAKLEQEVKCFDGKKNDKRYLLLEELLTKELLALDSVDPEGRLDVRQARRDGVRRVQTILDALEMLDERPTEPVSSSSMEGESPPQSGEQLSTISQANVEMAREIS; from the exons ATGGCACGGTATAAAGGATCAAGGAGTTTGAGCAGCATGAACACACAGTCACCAATGGTAGATTTGGTCAATAATAACGATCCTCTACCGCCAGGATGGGAAATAAAAATTGACccacagacaggatggcattTTTTTGTGGATCACATTAATCGCAAAACAAGCTGGAATGACCCAAGACACGATTCCAAAAAG gtCAGCCAGCTGTCTCAAAATGGCCCCAGTGTGCCCCCAGAGCCGAGTCCTCAGGAGATGCAGAAGGCCTTCGTGAGAGACATGAAGCACCCCACCCTCCGTCAGGGTTACATCCCAATCCCAGTCTGCCATGAAGGCGGAGACATACATCAGCAACAGCAACACCAATGTTTCCCGTACATTCAGCCGACTGCTCTGAAAAATGTACGAGCAGACGAGCGGACACCCTCCCCCACCCCGACGCTCCACTGCAGGCCTAGATCTCCTTTGCAGGGTCCCTCCGAGAGCACTACCCCTGAGCCCTACATGTCCTGTTCGCGTAGTTCACAAGGACCTGAG GGCCACCCCCTCCACCAGCCCCCACGACCCAGCAGCACAGGCCTCCAGGCAGGTTACATCCCCATCCCAGTGATCCACAAGAGGGCCGGAGGTCACCCACAACAAGCCCCTGTCAACTCCACTCTCTACACCCAGCGCTTTCCGGCTTACTCAGAGTTCCAGCCCTCCTTCCACCACCTACAACCAGAGGACTGGAGCTGTCATCATGGGCCCACGCCTTCTTCCCGGGACCGTGCCTCCCCCTCCCCGAGCATGCTTCCCCAGCACCGTGAGACTGCCGCCATCCATATCCCTCCGCATATGAGGAGCCAGTCTCCCCTCAGTGCACAGGTCATTACAGAGAGACCACAG GTACCACAGAGAGAATCACCCCACAGAATGGAGCAGGAGATCTCTCAGTATCCCCAAACAGTGCAGAGAGAGGCTGACACACAGCAGCTACAACAGCCACAGATGTCACAACGACCACAACAACAGCCACAACAATACCAACAACCACAACAATaccaacaaccacaaccacagcaGCCACAACAGTACCAACAGCCACAACAATACCAACAATCTGAACAGTACCAACAACCACAACAATATCAAAAGCCAGAAAAACACCAACAACCTGAACAgtaccaacaacaaccacaacctccacaacaaccacagccacAACCGCAGCTGAAACAGACAGCAAACATCACAGTCCAGATGCCCCCAAAACCAGAAGCCCAGGAGCCAGTGGATGCTCCTGCTCCACAGGAGGTCCCGTCCACAACAGCAGAAAACGAGTCCACCGCTCAGTGTCACCCAGGCTTGGCTAAAGTACAAAAGATAGTGGAGAGAGTGGCGAAACTGGAGCAAGAGGTGAAATGCTTTGATGGAAAGAAGAACGATAAGAGGTACTTGCTGCTGGAGGAGCTGTTGACCAAAGAGCTTTTGGCATTGGACTCAGTGGACCCAGAGGGGCGTTTGGATGTGCGACAGGCGCGACGTGACGGAGTCCGGAGGGTCCAAACCATACTGGATGCACTGGAGATGCTGGATGAGCGGCCAACGGAACCTGTCAGTTCGTCCTCGATGGAGGGCGAGAGCCCGCCACAGAGTGGAGAGCAGCTTAGTACGATCAGCCAAGCGAATGTGGAGATGGCCAGGGAGATCTCATAA
- the LOC124038712 gene encoding BAG family molecular chaperone regulator 3-like, with protein MKRQVEVQQVWRERKISYAEAGKVSQLSQNGPSVPPEPSPQEMQKAFVRDMKHPTLRQGYIPIPVCHEGGDIHQQQQHQCFPYIQPTALKNVRADERTPSPTPTLHCRPRSPLQGPSESTTPEPYMSCSRSSQGPEGHPLHQPPRPSSTGLQAGYIPIPVIHKRAGGHPQQAPVNSTLYTQRFPAYSEFQPSFHHLQPEDWSGHHGPTPSSRDRASPSPSMLPQHRETAAIHIPPHMRSQSPLSAQVITERPQVPQRESPHRMEQEISQYPQTVQREADTQQLQQPQMSQRPQQQPQQYQQPQQYQQPQPQQPQQYQQPQQYQQSEQYQQPQQYQKPEKHQQPEQYQQQPQPPQQPQPQPQLKQTANITVQMPPKPEAQEPVDAPAPQEVPSTTAENESTAQCHPGLAKVQKIVERVAKLEQEVKCFDGKKNDKRYLLLEELLTKELLALDSVDPEGRLDVRQARRDGVRRVQTILDALEMLDERPTEPVSSSSMEGESPPQSGEQLSTISQANVEMAREIS; from the exons ATGAAAAGACAGGTGGAAGTGCAGCAGGTGTGGCGTGAGCGTAAAATCTCATATGCAGAAGCAGGGAAG gtCAGCCAGCTGTCTCAAAATGGCCCCAGTGTGCCCCCAGAGCCGAGTCCTCAGGAGATGCAGAAGGCCTTCGTGAGAGACATGAAGCACCCCACCCTCCGTCAGGGTTACATCCCAATCCCAGTCTGCCATGAAGGCGGAGACATACATCAGCAACAGCAACACCAATGTTTCCCGTACATTCAGCCGACTGCTCTGAAAAATGTACGAGCAGACGAGCGGACACCCTCCCCCACCCCGACGCTCCACTGCAGGCCTAGATCTCCTTTGCAGGGTCCCTCCGAGAGCACTACCCCTGAGCCCTACATGTCCTGTTCGCGTAGTTCACAAGGACCTGAG GGCCACCCCCTCCACCAGCCCCCACGACCCAGCAGCACAGGCCTCCAGGCAGGTTACATTCCCATCCCAGTGATCCACAAGAGGGCCGGAGGTCACCCACAACAAGCCCCTGTCAACTCCACTCTCTACACCCAGCGCTTTCCGGCTTACTCAGAGTTCCAGCCCTCCTTCCACCACCTACAACCAGAGGACTGGAGCGGTCATCATGGGCCCACGCCTTCTTCCCGGGACCGTGCCTCCCCCTCCCCGAGCATGCTTCCCCAGCACCGTGAGACTGCCGCCATCCATATTCCTCCGCATATGAGGAGCCAGTCTCCCCTCAGTGCACAGGTCATTACAGAGAGACCACAG GTACCACAGAGAGAATCACCCCACAGAATGGAGCAGGAGATCTCTCAGTATCCCCAAACAGTGCAGAGAGAGGCTGACACACAGCAGCTACAACAGCCACAGATGTCACAACGACCACAACAACAGCCACAACAATACCAACAACCACAACAATaccaacaaccacaaccacagcaGCCACAACAGTACCAACAGCCACAACAATACCAACAATCTGAACAGTACCAACAACCACAACAATATCAAAAGCCAGAAAAACACCAACAACCTGAACAgtaccaacaacaaccacaacctccacaacaaccacagccacAACCGCAGCTGAAACAGACAGCAAACATCACAGTCCAGATGCCCCCAAAACCAGAAGCCCAGGAGCCAGTGGATGCTCCTGCTCCACAGGAGGTCCCGTCCACAACAGCAGAAAACGAGTCCACCGCTCAGTGTCACCCAGGCTTGGCTAAAGTACAAAAGATAGTGGAGAGAGTGGCGAAACTGGAGCAAGAGGTGAAATGCTTTGATGGAAAGAAGAACGATAAGAGGTACTTGCTGCTGGAGGAGCTGTTGACCAAAGAGCTTTTGGCATTGGACTCAGTGGACCCAGAGGGGCGTTTGGATGTGCGACAGGCGCGACGTGACGGAGTCCGGAGGGTCCAAACCATACTGGATGCACTGGAGATGCTGGATGAGCGGCCAACGGAACCTGTCAGTTCGTCCTCGATGGAGGGC